One segment of Nomia melanderi isolate GNS246 chromosome 10, iyNomMela1, whole genome shotgun sequence DNA contains the following:
- the Orco gene encoding odorant receptor co-receptor codes for MMKFKQQGLVADLAPNITLMKIFGHFLFNYYNDNSSKFLHKVFCIIHLMLIILQFGLCGLNLMFESGDVDVLTANTITMLFFTHSVVKLVYFAVRTKPFYKTFGIWNNPNSHPLFAESNARYHQLAIKKMRILLLAVMGSTVLSTISWTTITFIGDSVKKVIDPVTNETSFVEVPRLMVPSWYPYDASHGMAHIMTLIFQFYFLLFCMADANLLDTLFCSWLLFACEQIQHLKNIMKPLMEFSATLDTVVPNSGELFKAGSAKHMPEVDPPPPVSPLPANDSMLDMDLRRIYNNRQDFTSTFRANAAVNGTVGPNGLTKNQEMLVRSAIKYWVERHKHIVRLVTAVGDAYGVALLLHMLTTTITLTLLAYQATKINGINTYSASVIGYLLYSLGQVFMLCIFGNRLIEESSSVMEAAYSCHWYDGSEEAKTFVQIVCQQCQKAMSISGAKFFTVSLDLFASVLGAMVTYFMVLVQLK; via the exons ATGATGAAGTTCAAGCAACAAGGCCTAGTCGCTGATTTGGCGCCCAACATcacattaatgaaaatatttggacattttttGTTCAATTACTACAATGACAACTCTTCGAAGTTCTTACACAAGGTCTTCTGCATT ATACACCTCATGCTGATCATACTGCAGTTCGGACTTTGTGGTTTAAATCTAATGTTCGAGAGCGGCGACGTCGACGTATTGACTGCAAACACGATCACGATGCTCTTCTTCACGCACAGTGTAGTcaaattggtttatttcgcGGTGAGGACAAAACCGTTTTACAAAACATTCGGCATATGGAACAACCCCAACAGCCATCCTTTGTTCGCCGAGAGCAACGCTCGGTATCACCAGTTAGCTATAAAGAAGATGAGAATATTGTTGCTAGCCGTTATGGGGTCCACGGTGTTGTCTACGATTTCATGGACCACGATCACGTTCATCGGTGATTCGGTGAAGAAAGTCATCGATCCTGTTACTAATGAAACCAGCTTCGTCGAG GTACCGAGACTTATGGTGCCATCTTGGTACCCATATGATGCTAGCCACGGAATGGCACACATCATGACGCTCATATTCCAGTTCTACTTTCTGCTATTCTGCATGGCCGATGCGAATCTTCTCGACACGTTGTTCTGTTCGTGGCTTCTTTTCGCATGCGAGCAAATTCAGCACTTGAAGAACATCATGAAACCGTTGATGGAATTCAGCGCAACGTTGGATACAGTTGTACCGAACAGTGGTGAATTATTTAAG GCCGGCAGTGCGAAACATATGCCGGAAGTAGACCCGCCACCACCAGTCTCACCACTGCCAGCTAATGACAGCATGTTGGACATGGATCTTCGAAGGATTTACAACAACCGACAAGATTTTACGTCAACTTTCCGAGCGAACGCTGCGGTGAATGGGACGGTTGGACCAAACGGATTGACGAAGAATCAAGAGATGTTGGTCCGAAGCGCTATCAAATACTGGGTAGAGAGGCACAAGCACATCGTCCG ATTGGTTACTGCAGTCGGAGACGCATATGGAGTTGCTTTACTGCTACACATGTTGACTACTACGATCACGTTAACACTGCTCGCTTACCAAGCTACCAAA ATCAATGGTATTAACACATACTCAGCCTCAGTTATTGGATATTTGCTGTACTCCCTTGGTCAAGTATTCATGTTATGCATATTTGGAAATCGTCTAATTGAAGAG AGCTCATCGGTGATGGAAGCTGCTTACTCTTGTCACTGGTACGATGGATCAGAAGAAGCGAAAACGTTCGTACAAATTGTCTGCCAACAGTGTCAGAAGGCAATGTCTATATCAGGGGCGAAATTCTTCACAGTATCTTTAGATCTGTTCGCCTCG GTATTGGGAGCTATGGTTACTTACTTCATGGTGTTGGTGCAACTGAAGTGA
- the LOC116429731 gene encoding uncharacterized protein LOC116429731 has protein sequence MVHVYSLMSLAGAILIASSCYAFISLRSAPAVNIPPAWNVVPFLETEHKATADQSSSVNMQEMNVDKVSQTSDVKKSTQAAEHTVPQDSIRDKRDFVLESMEKDTNVILLLVAESGRTDLWKDFKATHSFPVEGFLQSCHSTKIEGERFSLGDALISDNKDTECNCDHYLKSNVAALLMWARDVKGMATGTLLNSNFTIPSLFGYEEPPSVPELDELDGNTKLNVRKAKSEIRPDWYLIDLGKPANRASSMMFAPNIREDGTDDSAWNVFDMFSRIRMALFRSLLESLGGNAGASEDPGTFGRSHRMPSNLADIVRELKSIQNQKGFILVAATPASELNSVMETLQREVSEDVLVAITGVCTHDAKPIPFFASGPGAKMLHVAITVWDLPTTIRNILATGCKDPSCRVRQHELAPLSIAEHKVTSQEETVFKRPSRDTAEKTDPETKKARNSNEKKEIKDEAKGTPSNIRGGAISAIEATKFTAIFGTIASTLVTFILAS, from the exons ATGGTGCACGTTTACTCATTGATGTCCTTAGCCGGTGCGATATTGATAGCGTCGTCTTGTTACGCGTTCATCTCGTTACGTTCAGCGCCTG CAGTAAACATTCCCCCTGCCTGGAACGTTGTGCCGTTTCTGGAAACCGAACATAAGGCCACTGCTGATCAATCTTCAAGCGTGAACATGCAGGAGATGAACGTTGACAAGGTGTCGCAGACCTCTGATGTAAAGAAATCGACACAGGCTGCTGAACATACTGTTCCTCAGGACAGTATACGCGATAAAAGAGACTTCGTTCTGGAAAGCATGGAGAAAGATAC GAATGTCATTCTCCTTTTAGTAGCGGAATCTGGTCGAACAGACTTATGGAAAGACTTCAAGGCAACGCACTCATTTCCGGTCGAGGGATTCCTCCAG AGCTGCCATAGCACTAAAATAGAAGGTGAACGGTTTTCCTTGGGCGATGCATTAATTTCCGATAATAAGGACACGGAATGTAATTGCGATCACTACCTAAAATCGAATGTTGCTGCACTATTGATGTGGGCACGAGATGTTAAGGGAATGGCAACAG GCACGTTATTAAACTCAAATTTCACGATTCCATCATTGTTCGGATATGAGGAACCACCTAGCGTACCAGAACTCGATGAGTTGGATGGGAACACGAAACTGAACGTGCGCAAAGCTAAATCCGAAATTCGCCCTGATTGGTATCTGATCGACTTGGGAAAACCAGCCAACCGTGCTTCATCGATGATGTTTGCACCAAATATTCGAGAAGACG GTACAGACGATTCCGCATGGAATGTTTTCGATATGTTCTCCAGAATAAGAATGGCCCTGTTCCGCTCTCTCCTCGAGTCCCTTGGCGGAAACGCTGGTGCTTCAGAGGACCCCGGTACCTTTGGCAGATCGCATCGTATGCCATCTAATTTGGCTGATATAGTTAGGGAACTCAAGTCTATTCAAAACCAGAAAGGCTTCATATTGGTCGCTGCAACGCCTGCGAGCGAACTCAATTCCGTTATGGAAACTCTACAACGAGAG GTATCGGAAGATGTGCTCGTGGCGATAACCGGAGTCTGCACACACGACGCGAAACCGATACCATTCTTCGCGTCAGGACCGGGTGCCAAAATGCTTCACGTTGCGATAACTGTTTGGGATCTCCCTACAACTATTAGAAACATCCTGGCGACTGGGTGCAAGGATCCTAGTTGCAGGGTACGTCAACACGAGCTTGCACCACTTTCGATTGCTGAGCACAAGGTTACATCCCAGGAAGAAACTGTTTTCAAGAGACCGTCGCGAGACACAGCTGAAAAAACA GATCCCGAGACTAAAAAGGCTAGAAATTCGAACGAAAAG AAGGAAATAAAGGACGAAGCGAAAGGAACACCATCGAATATTAGAGGAGGCGCGATCTCTGCTATAGAAGCAACGAAGTTCACTGCGATTTTCGGCACAATTGCATCAACGCTTGTTACGTTCATCCTTGCTTCCTAA